The Prevotella sp. E9-3 genome has a window encoding:
- a CDS encoding DUF3098 domain-containing protein, whose translation MNKQNLAFGRMNFILLAAGMIVVIIGFILMGGDGSTDTAYNPDIFSVRRTKVAPIVCLIGFVSMIYAVVYKPKDKENTK comes from the coding sequence ATGAACAAGCAGAATCTTGCCTTTGGGCGAATGAACTTTATCCTGCTGGCAGCAGGAATGATTGTTGTCATCATCGGATTTATCCTGATGGGAGGCGACGGTTCTACCGACACGGCCTACAATCCCGACATTTTCAGTGTGCGCCGCACCAAGGTGGCCCCTATTGTGTGTCTAATCGGTTTTGTATCGATGATTTACGCCGTAGTTTACAAACCTAAAGATAAGGAGAATACGAAATAA
- a CDS encoding undecaprenyl-diphosphate phosphatase has protein sequence MDWIETVIIAIVEGLTEFLPVSSTGHMIITQNLLGVESTPFVKAFTIIIQFGAILSVVCLYWKRFFRLNHEPAPEGSTPLQAFMHKWNFYWKLFIAFLPAVVFGFLGKMGGLIDRFLESVEVVAVMLVVGGIFMLFCDRLFNKGSEKTELTERRAFHIGLFQCIAMIPGVSRSMATIVGGMAQGLTRRAAAEFSFFLAVPTMAAATALDFLQLFFGDGADASWATSDNLLMLGLGCVVAFIVALLAMKWFVAFLTKYGFKAFGIYRIIVGSIIIYLLMTGHSLAMVD, from the coding sequence ATGGACTGGATTGAAACCGTTATCATAGCCATCGTTGAAGGACTGACAGAATTTCTGCCCGTATCATCAACTGGCCATATGATTATTACCCAGAACCTGCTGGGTGTAGAGAGCACGCCTTTTGTTAAGGCTTTCACCATTATTATTCAGTTTGGCGCCATTCTATCGGTGGTATGCCTATACTGGAAACGCTTTTTCCGTTTGAACCACGAGCCGGCACCTGAAGGCAGCACACCTTTGCAAGCTTTCATGCACAAGTGGAATTTCTACTGGAAACTGTTTATAGCCTTCCTCCCAGCAGTGGTGTTCGGATTCCTGGGCAAGATGGGCGGACTCATCGACCGTTTCCTGGAGAGTGTTGAGGTGGTGGCCGTAATGCTGGTTGTAGGTGGTATCTTCATGCTGTTCTGTGACCGCCTATTTAATAAAGGTAGTGAGAAGACAGAACTGACCGAGCGCCGCGCATTCCATATCGGTTTGTTCCAGTGCATCGCCATGATTCCCGGCGTTTCGCGCTCCATGGCCACGATAGTAGGCGGTATGGCCCAAGGACTTACCCGCCGTGCAGCAGCCGAATTCTCGTTCTTCCTGGCAGTGCCCACCATGGCAGCTGCTACGGCATTGGACTTCCTTCAGCTGTTCTTCGGAGACGGAGCAGATGCCAGTTGGGCAACAAGCGACAACCTGCTGATGCTTGGGTTGGGCTGCGTGGTAGCCTTTATCGTGGCACTGTTGGCTATGAAATGGTTCGTCGCTTTCCTGACAAAATACGGCTTTAAGGCATTTGGTATCTACCGCATCATCGTTGGCAGCATCATTATCTATCTGCTGATGACAGGGCATTCACTCGCAATGGTTGACTAA